One region of Campylobacter concisus genomic DNA includes:
- the dnaG gene encoding DNA primase: MIDPKSIEKLKNQIDIVDIIEHYLPVKKMGANYKCVCPFHDDKNPSMSISQSKQIFHCFACKAGGDAIKFVMDYEKLTYPEAIERIASLVNFSLEYTSDKAPTQKENKHILEKANAFYRSEFFKHEAAVRYIYSRGINDAMIEKFELGWAGESASTIRLLQNENIEPKEALEVGIVKQNEKGIYASFIERITFPIYAHTAKLVGFGGRTISDHPAKYVNSPQSMVFDKSKLLYGYHLARQSIFEKKQIIITEGYLDVIMLHFAGFTNAVAVLGTALTTNHLPLLKRGEISVVLCFDGDGAGIGAAIKSSRLLVQNEIDGSVVIIKDGADPADMVFAGRSDELKEMFGSGTELGEFYIEQIVKKYDITRPVQKQKCLEEIVEFTNSLKPIIAKSYELLVSNLLKIELNTFSLHGQRYINRQDQNFTNAATTNKQMAQKKDKTDILEFSVLKSMLANKNYETIVLNELEEKFFLHHKDYFQAVLLPNIEDNAVLVREIYVDESSNIASSEDSLKEAILKLKLKYYEKFREDTRKSQKPNKIEIMQKISEIIKGLHNKLQKN, translated from the coding sequence ATGATAGATCCAAAATCCATAGAAAAACTCAAAAATCAAATCGATATCGTTGACATTATAGAACACTATTTGCCAGTCAAAAAGATGGGTGCAAACTATAAATGCGTCTGCCCATTTCACGACGACAAAAATCCTAGTATGAGCATAAGTCAAAGTAAGCAAATTTTTCACTGTTTTGCTTGCAAGGCCGGTGGAGATGCGATCAAATTTGTAATGGATTATGAGAAATTAACCTATCCAGAAGCTATCGAGAGAATAGCTAGCCTTGTAAATTTTAGCCTCGAATACACAAGCGATAAAGCCCCAACACAAAAAGAAAATAAACACATTTTAGAAAAAGCAAACGCCTTTTATAGGAGCGAATTTTTTAAGCATGAAGCCGCTGTGAGATATATCTATTCTCGCGGTATAAATGATGCGATGATCGAGAAATTTGAGCTTGGCTGGGCAGGGGAGAGCGCTAGTACTATCAGGCTTTTACAAAATGAAAATATCGAGCCAAAAGAGGCGCTTGAAGTTGGCATAGTAAAGCAAAACGAGAAGGGAATTTATGCTAGTTTTATCGAGCGTATCACATTTCCCATATATGCACACACGGCAAAACTAGTTGGCTTTGGCGGTAGAACGATCTCAGATCATCCTGCAAAATATGTAAATTCTCCACAAAGCATGGTTTTTGACAAGTCAAAGCTGCTTTACGGCTATCATTTAGCTAGACAAAGTATTTTTGAAAAGAAGCAGATTATCATCACAGAGGGATACCTAGACGTTATCATGCTGCACTTTGCAGGCTTTACAAACGCTGTTGCCGTGCTTGGGACTGCGCTTACGACTAATCACTTACCACTTTTAAAAAGAGGAGAGATAAGTGTTGTGCTTTGTTTTGATGGTGATGGTGCTGGCATAGGTGCAGCTATAAAATCATCTCGTCTTTTGGTTCAAAACGAAATAGATGGAAGCGTTGTTATTATAAAAGATGGTGCAGACCCAGCGGATATGGTTTTTGCAGGGAGAAGCGACGAGCTAAAAGAGATGTTTGGCTCAGGGACTGAGCTTGGCGAGTTTTATATTGAGCAAATTGTAAAAAAATATGATATTACGCGCCCAGTGCAAAAGCAAAAATGTTTAGAAGAGATAGTGGAATTTACAAATTCTCTAAAGCCAATAATCGCAAAAAGCTACGAATTGCTGGTATCAAATTTACTCAAAATAGAGCTAAATACTTTTAGTCTTCATGGACAAAGATATATAAACAGACAAGATCAAAATTTTACAAATGCTGCAACGACAAATAAACAAATGGCTCAAAAAAAAGATAAAACCGATATTTTAGAATTTAGCGTTTTAAAGAGCATGCTTGCAAATAAAAATTACGAAACTATCGTTTTAAACGAGCTTGAGGAGAAATTCTTCTTGCATCATAAAGATTATTTTCAAGCTGTTTTATTGCCAAATATTGAAGATAATGCGGTACTTGTTAGAGAAATTTATGTTGATGAAAGCTCAAACATAGCTTCTAGTGAAGATAGCCTTAAAGAGGCCATTTTAAAGCTAAAGCTAAAATACTATGAGAAGTTTCGCGAAGATACCAGAAAATCACAAAAACCAAATAAAATCGAAATAATGCAAAAAATTTCAGAGATCATTAAAGGCTTACACAACAAGCTACAAAAAAATTAG
- a CDS encoding M20 family metallo-hydrolase, with product MINFKRFEATFNAISRFGALKGGGLTRLAFSKEDLGARNFLINLIEENGFKLKIDNVGNIFAIYDDGCEPGEKPVCVGSHIDSVPNGGFYDGTLGVMAGLEALTSIKEAGIKLKRPLWLINFCCEESSRFKTATIGSKIISGKLGLQRLHELKDEDGISLFEAMSKFGLEPQNLNDSILKEHSLHSYLELHIEQGPVLERSGISVGIVSGIAAPIRFEIIIHGKADHSGATPMNMRSDALLAASHIIIAANKFAKNKKTAVATVGYAHAKPGVLNVVPGEARLGVDLRDIDKVSLEELNLELRNFIKELSGELNFSYEIRELSSDEPVKLSEHAINLLSEEAAKLGIKTLTLPSGAGHDAMNLTKLASSVGMLFIPCVGGISHNIAEAINFDDAFKATQILTNALIKLSNE from the coding sequence ATGATAAATTTTAAAAGATTTGAGGCGACTTTTAATGCTATAAGCAGATTTGGAGCATTAAAAGGTGGAGGGCTAACAAGGCTTGCATTTAGTAAAGAAGACTTGGGGGCTAGGAATTTTCTTATAAATTTAATAGAAGAAAATGGCTTTAAACTTAAAATTGACAATGTTGGCAATATCTTTGCCATCTATGATGATGGCTGTGAGCCAGGCGAGAAGCCAGTTTGCGTGGGCTCTCACATAGATAGCGTGCCAAATGGCGGCTTTTATGATGGTACGCTTGGCGTTATGGCTGGACTTGAAGCATTAACCTCGATAAAAGAAGCTGGCATTAAACTAAAACGCCCACTTTGGCTTATAAATTTTTGCTGTGAAGAGTCAAGTAGGTTCAAGACAGCGACCATTGGTAGCAAGATAATAAGCGGCAAACTTGGTCTACAAAGACTTCATGAATTAAAAGACGAAGATGGCATTTCGCTTTTTGAAGCGATGAGTAAATTTGGACTTGAGCCACAAAATTTAAATGATTCTATTTTAAAAGAACACTCACTTCATTCATATTTAGAACTTCACATTGAACAAGGTCCAGTGCTTGAGCGAAGTGGCATAAGCGTTGGTATAGTAAGCGGTATCGCCGCTCCTATTAGATTTGAAATTATTATTCATGGTAAGGCAGATCACAGCGGTGCAACTCCGATGAATATGCGTAGTGATGCTTTGCTGGCTGCTTCACACATCATAATCGCAGCCAATAAATTTGCTAAAAACAAAAAAACAGCTGTGGCTACTGTTGGTTACGCACATGCAAAGCCAGGCGTTTTAAACGTCGTGCCAGGCGAGGCGAGACTTGGAGTCGATCTAAGAGATATTGATAAGGTAAGCTTAGAAGAGCTAAATTTAGAGCTTAGAAATTTTATAAAAGAGCTAAGCGGTGAGCTAAATTTTAGTTATGAGATAAGAGAACTAAGCAGTGATGAGCCAGTAAAACTTAGTGAGCATGCTATAAATTTACTAAGCGAAGAGGCTGCTAAACTGGGCATAAAAACGCTTACTTTGCCAAGCGGAGCTGGACACGATGCGATGAATCTAACAAAACTTGCAAGTAGTGTTGGCATGCTTTTTATACCTTGCGTTGGTGGCATCAGT